The proteins below come from a single Triticum aestivum cultivar Chinese Spring chromosome 5D, IWGSC CS RefSeq v2.1, whole genome shotgun sequence genomic window:
- the LOC123124681 gene encoding oryzalexin E synthase — MEASYTLWLVYVSLASFVLCKVFVLGKKNSRLPPGPTPIPLLGNIFDIQGDLHQALARLAGVHGPIISIKLGATTAVVASSAACARDVLQKYDHLLAGRSVADAARALGFHERSIIWLPSTSPLWKRLRAVCTNHLFSAHGLDAARAVREEKVRDLVGCIRGHAGETVDVGRVVLSGLFNLVSSVLFSEEVGDVSSDQAQGLETLIDDILVELIKPNLSDLFPALSVLDLQRRRRRTGECLGRFFDYFDQIIDRRMKAGGERKGDFLDVLLQLHSVDQLSIETIKSFLLDLFIAGTETNSLTVQWAMAELLRHPAVMSKVRAELQEVLGEKQYPDESDITRLSYLHAVLMESMRLHSPSPLLIPHHAMAEGAEVGGFVVPKGTTVIVNLWAIMRDPAVWTQPEEFMPERFVRADMDFRGKDRFEFMPFGVGRRACPGMPMATRVVTLILASLLHRFEWRLPKGMQPCDVDVRDRYRMSLNMVTPIKAVPLPLFS; from the exons ATGGAAGCTTCCTACACGCTGTGGCTTGTGTACGTTTCACTCGCCTCTTTTGTCCTCTGCAAGGTGTTCGTTCTAGGCAAAAAGAATTCTCGGCTGCCGCCGGGCCCGACGCCGATCCCTCTCCTCGGCAACATCTTTGACATCCAGGGCGATCTGCACCAGGCCCTTGCCAGGCTCGCCGGGGTGCACGGCCCCATCATATCCATCAAGCTCGGCGCCACCACCGCCGTCGTGGCCTCGTCCGCCGCGTGCGCCCGCGACGTGCTGCAGAAGTACGACCACCTCCTGGCCGGGCGGTCTGTCGCCGACGCCGCGCGCGCGCTGGGATTCCACGAGCGCTCCATCATATGGCTGCCGTCCACCAGCCCGCTGTGGAAGCGCCTCCGCGCCGTGTGCACCAACCACCTCTTCTCGGCGCACGGCCTCGACGCGGCGCGCGCGGTGCGGGAGGAGAAGGTGAGGGACCTGGTCGGCTGCATCCGCGGCCATGCCGGGGAGACCGTGGACGTCGGCCGCGTCGTGCTCTCCGGGCTGTTCAACCTCGTCTCGAGCGTGCTGTTTTCCGAGGAGGTGGGCGACGTGAGCTCAGACCAGGCGCAGGGTCTCGAGACGCTGATCGACGACATCCTCGTGGAGCTCATCAAGCCGAACTTGTCGGACCTCTTTCCCGCGCTCTCCGTTCTTgacttgcagcgccgccgccgccgtaccgGCGAGTGTCTGGGAAGGTTTTTTGACTACTTTGACCAGATTATTGACCGTCGTATGAAGGCCGGAGGTGAAAGGAAAGGTGATTTCTTAGATGTGCTACTCCAGCTTCACTCGGTGGATCAGCTCAGCATTGAGACAATCAAGTCCTTTCTTTTG GATCTCTTCATAGCAGGGACGGAGACAAACTCTCTCACCGTGCAGTGGGCGATGGCCGAGCTACTTCGGCACCCGGCCGTCATGTCAAAGGTTCGGGCCGAGTTACAGGAAGTGCTCGGTGAAAAGCAGTATCCTGATGAGTCCGACATCACCAGGCTATCGTATCTCCACGCCGTGCTGATGGAGAGCATGCGCCTTCACTCGCCAAGCCCGCTCCTGATACCGCACCACGCCATGGCCGAAGGCGCGGAGGTCGGGGGCTTCGTGGTGCCTAAGGGCACCACGGTGATTGTCAACCTGTGGGCCATCATGCGCGACCCGGCGGTGTGGACGCAGCCCGAGGAGTTCATGCCGGAGAGATTCGTCAGGGCGGACATGGACTTCCGGGGTAAGGATCGGTTCGAGTTCATGCCGTTCGGGGTGGGGAGAAGGGCCTGCCCTGGGATGCCTATGGCGACAAGGGTTGTGACCCTCATCCTTGCATCCCTGCTGCACAGGTTTGAGTGGAGGCTGCCCAAGGGGATGCAGCCGTGCGACGTGGATGTTCGGGACCGGTATAGGATGTCTCTTAACATGGTCACGCCAATCAAGGCCGTGCCACTACCATTGTTCTCGTGA